One Pichia kudriavzevii chromosome 3, complete sequence genomic window carries:
- a CDS encoding uncharacterized protein (PKUD0C09180; similar to Saccharomyces cerevisiae YMR028W (TAP42); ancestral locus Anc_2.581), with protein MDSTGTLAELYGSVKLSIKNQGTLDFEEFQNIHRNFIKLSELIESSDLYSENDKLSELATSTLKYLLIPYEHAKFLDSHAVSSQLGPSAQPQRRNKLRLLVLEIVEGIIWKFLSLLVLKLDIFENCEAETAKLFVKWVRNYANLREREIAENGVKGYVKLDEFERVQYSDGPMARREMKISKWKQEKELSEKVKIIEDEDTFKRLDAQVVRKVRMDQLQLAVIDSISLLENYSMEREMLSSMVGRIEELDDIEIEGSQLKRVNENSDSRMDAQKDNRFDKGYTDKLERLDVTKDDLISKEGKILRPFTIVGSDEQRKNLQSKVMGTGQVLPSMTVEELVDYELANGGMVKPQDKVPEIDEDDEAYQDKETYRLRDWDNFTDSHKKGSGNKMGNLG; from the coding sequence ATGGACAGCACAGGCACCTTAGCTGAATTATATGGTTCTGTGAAACTATCAATTAAGAACCAAGGAACATTAGATTTTGAGGAATTCCAAAACATACATCGGAATTTCATTAAGCTATCCGAACTGATAGAATCATCTGATCTATATTCCGAGAATGACAAATTGTCGGAACTTGCAACTTCAACCTTAAAGTACCTCCTTATCCCTTACGAACATGCCAAGTTTTTAGATTCTCATGCGGTGTCGTCGCAACTAGGTCCTAGTGCACAACcccaaagaagaaacaaattacGATTACTAGTTTTAGAGATTGTTGAGGGCATAATTTGGAAGTTCTTGTCCCTTTTAGTTTTGAAGTtggatatatttgaaaactgcGAAGCTGAGACAGCCAAGCTCTTTGTGAAATGGGTTAGAAATTACGCCAACCTTAGGGAGCGTGAGATTGCCGAGAATGGGGTGAAGGGGTATGTGAAGTTGGATGAATTCGAGAGAGTGCAGTACAGTGATGGACCAATGGCCAGACGTgagatgaagatttccaAGTGGAAACAGGAGAAGGAGTTAAGTGAGAAGGTGAAGATCATCGAGGACGAGGACACGTTCAAGAGGCTCGATGCGCAAGTTGTTCGTAAAGTGAGGATGGACCAGCTCCAGCTAGCAGTTATCGATTCGATAAGCTTGCTAGAGAACTACTCGATGGAGAGGGAGATGTTATCCAGCATGGTTGGCAGGATCGAGGAGCTCGATGACATAGAAATCGAAGGTTCCCAATTGAAGAGGGTTAATGAGAATAGCGATTCTAGAATGGACGCCCAGAAGGACAATCGGTTTGACAAGGGGTACACAGATAAGCTCGAGCGATTGGACGTCACCAAGGATGATCTCATAAGCAAGGAGGGTAAGATTTTGAGGCCTTTTACTATTGTTGGTTCTGACGAACAGCGTAAGAATCTACAGAGCAAGGTCATGGGCACAGGCCAGGTGCTTCCATCTATGACAGTGGAGGAGCTCGTTGACTACGAACTGGCAAATGGTGGTATGGTGAAGCCGCAAGACAAGGTTCCTGAAATAGACGAGGATGACGAAGCCTATCAAGACAAGGAGACCTATCGGTTGCGTGATTGGGACAACTTTACTGATTCCCACAAAAAGGGAAGTGGTAACAAGATGGGTAATCTAGGTTAG
- a CDS encoding uncharacterized protein (PKUD0C09185; Pfam Domains: PRA1(5e-15)): MSFVPAQFNSFTNSIDFDMLNTESSTSLLSKFKSMKKPNDFFDFSRMTKPNGLIDAQQRITFNLSYFQYNYIALACVLFMYSVVTNLGFFSFVVAEGALIYLIEKKFGHAEEIDLKVFQIHRNIWLTIILVINIPLFFFYCPLSTVVWVAILSAVIVGVHASMMDKPVEAAYSNAV; the protein is encoded by the exons ATGTCTTTTGTTCCAGCGCAGTTCAATTCGTTCACCAACAGCATTGATTTCGATATGCTTAAC ACAGAATCGTCCACGTCTCTATTGTCCAAATTCAAGTCTATGAAGAAGCCAAATGACTTTTTCGATTTTTCCAGAATGACAAAACCAAACGGTCTTATCGATGCACAACAGAGAATCACCTTCAACCTCTCCTACTTCCAGTACAATTACATAGCCCTAGCATGTGTCTTGTTCATGTACTCCGTTGTCACAAATCTTGgctttttctcctttgtCGTTGCAGAAGGGGCCTTAATATATCTCATTGAGAAAAAGTTTGGCCATGCAGAAGAAATCGACCTCAAGGTGTTTCAGATTCACAGAAACATATGGCTTACCATCATTCTCGTCATCAACATTCCcctgtttttcttctactGTCCATTGTCTACTGTGGTCTGGGTTGCGATTCTCTCCGCCGTTATAGTTGGAGTTCATGCCTCAATGATGGACAAGCCCGTGGAGGCGGCATACAGTAACGCTGTTTGA
- a CDS encoding uncharacterized protein (PKUD0C09190; similar to Saccharomyces cerevisiae YCR068W (ATG15); ancestral locus Anc_6.335), whose product MHHKLFVSLLVAACMTLLWSTLRHSNKSMVRSQRARGNVGLEMDFNLRHIYSNVPAVAHVRLDIDDPLHSGICLEEGVGEFSEVLNRYGMGTTFTIKSQLSQIQRLKDRSPDMTESLVFHTLLNPQVDTHSSLEWVVDDILVPNITDPETILTLAKLASNAYARLPMDPSWRDVEHPDTQSGIGYNLSDSFGWEEKGVRGHVFVENVESDKNRAPLVLIAIKGTSAAVIGGGNGGDDGEGGSTGDDHKTVEMDKFNDNLLFSCCCARVSSLWSTVCDCYEKTYTCNQNCLENSLRHPDRYYKAALEIYRNVVELYPESEIWVTGHSLGGVLSSLLGRTYGLPAVTFEAPGDMLATKRLHLPSPPGLPFEMEHIWHFGNNADPIFMGVCNGASSSCGIAGYAMESRCHSGLKCTYDTVTEKGWHVNILNHRLANVIDNLLSVTNTTAECIRPPPCIDCYDWTFVDHSENKRRVPKISTSSSSIPSSSSSESSTTTATRKRKCLKYTWYGSCYKWDDEDDDEQLLKHYHDVLHIASTTSTII is encoded by the coding sequence ATGCACCATAAACTATTTGTGTCTTTACTGGTAGCTGCCTGTATGACTCTACTTTGGAGCACGTTACGACATAGCAACAAATCAATGGTGAGATCACAAAGAGCCAGAGGAAATGTTGGTCTGGAGATGGACTTCAATCTCAGACATATCTATAGCAATGTACCTGCAGTGGCACATGTACGATTGGACATTGATGATCCTCTGCACAGTGGCATATGCCTTGAAGAGGGGGTGGGGGAGTTTTCCGAGGTGTTGAACAGGTACGGCATGGGTACCACATTTACAATCAAGAGCCAGCTTTCACAGATCCAACGACTCAAAGACAGGTCTCCAGACATGACGGAATCTTTAGTATTCCATACTCTGTTGAACCCGCAAGTTGACACGCATTCCTCCTTGGAGTGGGTGGTTGACGATATTCTTGTTCCGAATATCACTGACCCGGAGACGATATTGACGTTGGCCAAATTGGCATCAAATGCATATGCAAGACTGCCAATGGATCCTTCTTGGAGGGACGTTGAGCATCCGGACACTCAGTCTGGAATTGGATACAATCTCAGCGATAGTTTTGGATGGGAGGAGAAAGGCGTCAGAGGCCATGTGTTTGTAGAGAATGTGGAAAGCGATAAAAACAGGGCACCGTTGGTCCTCATTGCCATCAAGGGGACTTCGGCCGCAGTGATTGGCGGTGGGAatggtggtgatgatggtgaaggCGGGTCTACTGGTGATGATCATAAAACAGTTGAAATGGACAAATTCAACGACAATCTACTCTTCTCTTGCTGTTGTGCCAGAGTGTCATCTCTATGGTCAACGGTATGTGATTGTTATGAGAAAACATACACTTGCAACCAAAACTGTTTGGAAAACTCACTACGACATCCAGATAGATACTACAAGGCGGCATTGGAGATATACAGGAATGTTGTGGAACTATATCCAGAGAGTGAAATCTGGGTGACTGGACATTCGTTAGGGGGTGTTTTGAGTTCTTTGCTGGGAAGGACTTATGGACTCCCAGCTGTCACGTTCGAGGCACCCGGCGACATGTTGGCTACTAAAAGGTTACATTTACCTTCGCCTCCAGGCCTACCGTTTGAAATGGAACATATTTGGCATTTCGGAAACAACGCCGACCCCATTTTTATGGGTGTCTGCAATGGAGCTTCCTCCAGTTGTGGAATAGCCGGCTATGCTATGGAATCGAGGTGTCACTCCGGTTTGAAGTGTACCTATGATACAGTCACTGAGAAGGGATGGCATGTGAACATATTAAACCATAGGCTAGCTAATGTGATTGATAATCTCTTGTCAGTCACAAACACTACTGCTGAATGTATCAGACCTCCGCCTTGCATCGACTGTTATGATTGGACCTTTGTGGATCATTcggaaaataaaagaagGGTGCCCAAGATTTCCACCTCTTCGTCTTCCATaccttcatcttcatcttcagaatCCTCCACTACCACTGCCAcgagaaagagaaaatgcCTCAAATACACCTGGTATGGATCTTGCTATAAATGGGATGACGAAGATGACGATGAGCAACTGTTGAAGCATTACCATGACGTCCTGCACATCGCATCAACCACTTCAACTATCATTTGA
- a CDS encoding uncharacterized protein (PKUD0C09200; similar to Saccharomyces cerevisiae YKL045W (PRI2); ancestral locus Anc_2.566), protein MFKKVKRRTQGRRNFDDSVTMIQGPVEETILREYPDRISFYKLPPLTEITLDEFETYAIDRLKILIEINNLQSQGTKYSDLVKLMTERLKVLVPMHPLNTIEPELLLEERRKDHYSHFILRLAFCRSEELRRKFVSSETFLFKLRYSQLTKLERQQFINKLEFVWAEVSENEKNTLRKELIATHYNDVAQGLKQGTLSGSSEYNQRKLLDEREVWRCLQNEKISKLPWDDVPDLVSQRKVVLHKGYAYVPEFLQMNLLANEFSKFLESQLLETLKLLPGLDEDERLIPILDNLSKGYVSSEFQAFDESVENDSEINAMNVKQFEKYFPACGHRLMEGLEEHHHLRFTARQQLTMFLKGIGLGPSEALKFWQMMFTNGPGTMTVDKFNKEYKYNFRHSYGLEGARINYKPWGCSMIMSKPKPTKQEYHGCPYRDLNTDKLTSLLRKMGMSDDANMQKVVELSDAREYQGACTKVFEVLNAKNIQANMTKGLNVMETPITHPNDYFNRGLLYETRLKDH, encoded by the coding sequence ATGTTCAAGAAAGTGAAAAGGAGAACACAGGGGCGTCGTAACTTTGATGATTCGGTGACTATGATACAGGGTCcagttgaagaaactaTTCTTCGAGAATATCCTGATCGTATCTCATTCTACAAGTTACCCCCTCTAACTGAGATAACCCTAGACGAATTCGAGACGTATGCGATAGATCggttgaagattttgatagAGATCAACAATTTGCAGAGTCAGGGCACAAAGTACAGCGACCTGGTCAAACTTATGACCGAGAGACTGAAGGTTTTGGTTCCGATGCATCCTTTGAACACCATCGAACCAGAACTATTGTTGGAGGAGAGACGTAAAGACCACTATTCGCACTTTATCTTACGGTTGGCCTTCTGTAGAAGCGAAGAGCTTAGGAGGAAGTTTGTCAGCTCCGAGACTTTCTTGTTCAAATTGAGATATTCACAACTTACAAAACTAGAGAGACAGCAGtttatcaacaaattaGAGTTTGTTTGGGCGGAGGTTTcagaaaatgagaaaaacaCTTTGAGGAAAGAGCTCATTGCAACACATTATAATGATGTAGCACAAGGTCTGAAACAAGGAACTCTTAGCGGTTCATCGGAGTATAACCAGCGGAAACTGCTTGATGAAAGAGAAGTTTGGAGATGTTTGCAAAACGAAAAAATAAGTAAGCTTCCATGGGATGATGTTCCGGATCTAGTATCACAACGTAAAGTTGTTTTACATAAAGGTTATGCATATGTGCCCGAATTTCTACAAATGAATTTGTTGGCCAACgagttttccaaatttctgGAATCACAATTATTAGAGACTCTCAAACTACTCCCTGGTCTAGATGAAGACGAGAGATTGATACCTATTCTTGATAATCTGTCTAAAGGTTATGTTAGTAGTGAGTTCCAAGCGTTTGATGAATCTGTCGAAAACGACTCCGAGATAAATGCAATGAATGTcaaacaatttgaaaagtacTTCCCAGCGTGTGGTCATCGTTTGATGGAAGGCTTGGAGGAGCACCACCATTTAAGATTCACAGCAAGGCAGCAATTAACCATGTTTCTTAAAGGTATAGGATTAGGGCCTAGCGAAGCTTTAAAGTTCTGGCAAATGATGTTTACCAATGGGCCTGGCACCATGACTGTGGATAAGTTTAACAAGGAATACAAGTATAATTTCAGACACAGCTATGGTTTAGAAGGTGCACGAATCAACTACAAACCGTGGGGATGTTCTATGATCATGTCCAAACCCAAACCTACCAAGCAAGAGTACCATGGATGTCCATACCGTGATTTGAATACTGACAAATTGACCTCCTTGTTGAGGAAAATGGGAATGAGTGATGATGCAAACATGCAGAAAGTTGTTGAGCTGAGTGATGCAAGAGAATATCAGGGTGCTTGCACCAAggtttttgaagttttgaatgCTAAAAACATTCAAGCAAACATGACTAAAGGCTTGAATGTCATGGAAACACCAATAACGCATCCAAATGATTACTTTAACAGGGGACTACTCTATGAAACTCGTCTGAAAGACCATTGA
- a CDS encoding uncharacterized protein (PKUD0C09210), translating into MSHSTSGFRNPFKIFSRKSITSTVDSGHRGINNGDAPTPTLTSATWRGDEKRAQLLEEQLREVSLTASKAYDEIEDYKQRNMLLEEQVSKQQLMIETLTGQLEKLNTENMSHQREKDMEDKEMQQLRASRSNDKGKILNLEHEKHKLQVENENLRKQMAQLEETNRAYSLKIFESEGGHGSGIQKIASRINSSNTVTPPSSSSNDNTLSPNEESPYETPKNYRQLVRQLEHKIHELESIIESKNEAYENTICTLKHTMMIINNNKSFLTSKKHRSFDTADVEYENVVDKGDGSTFIFENISFLP; encoded by the coding sequence ATGTCCCATTCAACATCAGGGTTTAGAAATCCCTTCAAGATATTCAGTCGGAAAAGTATAACGTCTACGGTTGATAGTGGTCATCGAGGCATAAATAACGGAGACGCACCCACGCCTACGCTAACTTCCGCTACTTGGAGAGGTGATGAAAAGAGAGCACAACTTTTGGAAGAGCAATTGAGGGAGGTGAGTCTGACGGCTTCAAAGGCATATGACGAAATTGAAGATTATAAGCAAAGAAATATGCTGCTTGAAGAACAGGTTTCGAAGCAGCAACTTATGATTGAAACTTTGACTGGCCAGCTGGAAAAGCTGAACACTGAGAATATGAGTCACCAGAGGGAAAAGGACATGGAAGACAAAGAAATGCAGCAACTAAGAGCTTCTAGGTCCAATGATAAAGGTAAGATACTAAATCTTGAACACGAGAAGCATAAATTGCAGGTTGAAAACGAAAATTTGAGGAAACAAATGGCTCAACTTGAAGAAACGAATAGGGCATATTCCCTGAAAATATTCGAAAGTGAAGGAGGCCATGGAAGTGGGATACAAAAAATAGCCTCAAGAATTAATTCAAGCAATACAGTAACTCCGCCAAGCTCTTCTTCGAACGATAATACCCTCAGTCCAAATGAGGAAAGTCCATATGAAACTCCTAAAAACTATAGACAACTTGTTCGCCAATTGGAGCACAAGATACACGAATTAGAAAGCATTATAGAGTCGAAGAACGAAGCATACGAAAACACCATTTGTACATTGAAGCATACCATGATGATaataaacaacaacaagagtTTCCTCACTTCCAAAAAACACCGAAGTTTTGACACTGCAGATGTTGAATATGAAAATGTTGTAGATAAAGGTGATGGAAGtacctttatttttgaaaatatttcattTCTACCTTGA
- a CDS encoding uncharacterized protein (PKUD0C09220; similar to Saccharomyces cerevisiae YML019W (OST6); ancestral locus Anc_5.552): MFLHNIIVFLLSLALLPRSDAAYSFDELRREITKSDPLFHVPEGELENVLSSLREYNMIMLVTTNEERYNCLMCEQFDPIFVKIIQNVYKKHPELLKNTIFTRVEAAQHLPTLKSLGIKSVPQVWGFPDSRAVLGAEKYKDVKHLLEQRKAAILKGESFPSPDWYDLDNAGMEHYVFELTKGAQWNDVIEKLAGFIGNTLNTDVTDILKAGSDEESMWFTVGKWMVYAIVTLKFLQRVSTKSEIPIYADKNIYAYFCIVLIFVNLSGYNFTMQRKVPFISRRGENILWVAPEGNSQFGSEIVISIALQITFSAVLLSLIVLAKHSHGIARDLIVTIASLSLLMLLLFAAGIYHLKNGSYPFNYGNLF; this comes from the coding sequence ATGTTCCTCCATAACATAATAGTGTTCCTTCTGAGCTTAGCATTGCTCCCGAGATCTGATGCGGCCTATTCGTTTGACGAATTGAGGAGAGAGATTACCAAAAGTGATCCTCTTTTCCACGTTCCAGAAGGTGAACTTGAGAATGTTTTGTCATCCCTGAGGGAATACAATATGATCATGTTGGTTACTACCAACGAAGAGAGATATAACTGTCTTATGTGTGAGCAGTTTGATCCGATTTTCGTTAAAATCATTCAGAATGTGTATAAGAAACATCCAGAATTACTAAAAAATACAATCTTTACAAGGGTTGAAGCAGCACAACACCTGCCAACATTAAAGTCACTAGGTATTAAGTCTGTTCCACAGGTTTGGGGATTCCCCGATAGCAGGGCAGTTCTAGGCGCTGAAAAGTATAAGGATGTAAAGCACTTACTGGAACAAAGAAAAGCTGCGATTTTGAAAGGTGAAAGTTTCCCAAGCCCAGATTGGTATGATTTGGACAATGCAGGAATGGAACACTATGTTTTTGAGTTAACTAAAGGTGCACAGTGGAACGACGTTATAGAAAAGCTGGCAGGCTTTATTGGGAATACCCTCAATACGGACGTTACGGATATCCTGAAGGCTGGGTCCGATGAGGAAAGTATGTGGTTTACTGTAGGCAAATGGATGGTCTATGCCATAGTTACACTCAAATTCTTACAGAGAGTTTCCACCAAATCCGAAATACCGATATATGCCGATAAAAACATCTATGCATATTTCTGTATTGTCTTGATTTTTGTGAATTTGTCGGGATATAATTTCACCATGCAGAGAAAAGTCCCGTTTATATCAAGACGAGGAGAAAACATATTATGGGTTGCCCCAGAAGGAAATTCGCAATTTGGCAGTGAGATAGTTATAAGCATTGCACTACAAATCACGTTCTCTGCTGTTTTGCTTTCTCTCATTGTATTAGCCAAGCATTCACACGGAATTGCAAGAGACCTAATTGTAACCATTGCAAGCTTATCACTGTTAATGCTGTTATTGTTTGCTGCTGGTATCTACCACTTGAAAAATGGGTCATATCCATTCAACTATGGAAATTTGTTTTAA
- a CDS encoding uncharacterized protein (PKUD0C09230; similar to Saccharomyces cerevisiae YDR438W (THI74) and YML018C (YML018C); ancestral locus Anc_5.551) codes for MPGLVSQTKRTREWSLGLFFLCCVVVLWVLSSFLLNNLFEEKVYSKPFIITWFNTASFSLYLVPCYFRYWKPSPMEGNHDNLVPETSIGINNYGIEPLPEIIEESDDKLHPLTISETLKLSFCFCILWLMSNLLNNASLVYTSVSSQTILSSTSSFFTMLVGYLVNQETFNKTKIISLVGLLVGVICVTLNDKPQTADVTPFQTILIGDVLALLGALCYGIYSILLKLKVKDDSRMDMKLFFGFVGVFNTVLLWPSLLFVHYTGIERFQLPPSRNVWYVLLFNCAISFLADFLWARAMLLTSPLTVTVGLCLTIPLALMCDIIFKFKFNSPIYFFGAFLVCFSFYWINKHEKLDSENS; via the coding sequence ATGCCAGGACTTGTATCCCAAACAAAACGAACGAGGGAATGGTCATTGGGGctcttctttctctgttgCGTGGTGGTGCTCTGGGTTTTGTCCTCTTTTCTACTTAATAATCTGTTTGAAGAGAAAGTATATTCGAAACCGTTTATCATTACCTGGTTTAATACTGCgtctttctctctctatTTGGTGCCGTGCTATTTCAGGTACTGGAAACCTTCTCCCATGGAGGGGAATCACGATAATCTGGTTCCCGAAACCTCTATAGGCATCAACAATTATGGAATTGAACCACTGCctgaaattattgaagaatcgGATGACAAGCTGCATCCTTTGACCATCTCggaaactttgaaattgtccTTTTGCTTTTGTATTCTTTGGCTAATGTCAAACTTGCTAAACAATGCGTCGTTGGTTTACACTTCAGTGTCTTCCCAGACAATCCTTTCCTCAACTTCTTCGTTCTTTACCATGTTAGTAGGTTACTTGGTTAACCAGGAAACATTCAACAAGACCAAAATAATATCCCTTGTGGGGTTGCTGGTAGGTGTCATATGCGTTACCTTGAATGATAAACCCCAAACTGCCGATGTCACCCCATTCCAAACAATATTAATTGGTGATGTGCTGGCTTTGTTAGGTGCTCTATGTTATGGTATTTATTCTATATTGCTCAAATTAAAAGTGAAAGACGATTCACGAATGGACATGAAACTATTTTTTGGCTTCGTTGGTGTGTTCAATACAGTACTACTCTGGCCTTCGCTGTTGTTTGTTCACTATACAGGTATAGAGAGGTTTCAACTACCGCCTTCTAGAAACGTGTGGTATGTCTTACTCTTTAACTGCGctatttcatttttagcCGATTTCCTTTGGGCAAGAGCAATGCTTCTAACTTCTCCATTGACAGTCACTGTGGGATTGTGTTTGACCATACCCTTGGCTCTAATGTGcgatatcattttcaaatttaaattcaATTCTCCAATATACTTCTTTGGTGCTTTCTTGGTCTGCTTTTCATTTTACTGGATAAATAAACACGAAAAATTAGACTCTGAAAACAGTTAA
- a CDS encoding uncharacterized protein (PKUD0C09240; similar to Saccharomyces cerevisiae YNR017W (TIM23); ancestral locus Anc_6.312), with the protein MWFFGGSTKTDGETVAVASESSENMPGSNITRDTTPAAVLPQFELPAFDASKLHPLAGLDKELEYLDLDDEKLNTIEGTGNGILPSRGWNDDLCYGTGVLYLGGLGLGGLIGLNEGFKNLPPGTKDLTTGKIKPAPFKLKLNTVLNQVTKHGPHVGNSAGTLGLLYNVFDSILDRYRGKHDDYNSLASGALAGAFFKSTSGLKAMTYSSGLMTLAAACWCGFKRAIN; encoded by the coding sequence ATGTGGTTTTTTGGAGGATCGACCAAGACAGACGGAGAGACGGTTGCCGTTGCGAGTGAATCGTCTGAAAACATGCCAGGAAGTAATATCACAAGAGACACAACACCGGCAGCAGTATTACCGCAATTTGAGCTGCCTGCATTTGATGCGTCCAAGCTACATCCATTAGCAGGCTTAGATAAGGAGCTTGAATATTTAgatttggatgatgaaaaattgaatacTATTGAAGGAACAGGTAATGGTATTTTGCCATCTAGAGGTTGGAACGATGATTTATGTTATGGTACAGGTGTGCTCTATCTTGGAGGCTTGGGGTTAGGTGGGTTGATTGGTTTGAATGAAGGTTTCAAGAACCTACCACCAGGTACAAAGGATTTAACAACTGGAAAAATCAAGCCAGCGCCATTTAAACTGAAACTAAACACAGTTTTAAATCAAGTCACCAAACACGGACCCCATGTCGGTAATTCTGCGGGTACTTTAGGCTTGCTATACAATGTCTTTGATTCCATTTTGGATAGATACAGGGGAAAACACGATGATTATAATTCCTTGGCTTCCGGAGCATTGGCCGGCGCCTTCTTTAAGAGTACATCTGGTCTAAAGGCAATGACATACAGTTCTGGTTTGATGACTTTAGCAGCAGCTTGTTGGTGTGGTTTTAAGAGAGCAATTAATTAA
- a CDS encoding uncharacterized protein (PKUD0C09250; similar to Saccharomyces cerevisiae YDR435C (PPM1); ancestral locus Anc_5.547): MPVGADADELIRQTDYDALSSRLSCYLKGYNPEDGLLLHLIPLIIHYQILSIESQYKGFAIARKLKSQFFSIFPVSNTNVQSLIDVQQTEIKNRLDKFKPLKSPVINRGTYLRTRTITDNILKFIESHDKNTPLQIVSLGAGNDTRCFPLVERFPNLHYFEIDVESTTRLKKLAILSSPTLSSKVGATPLAEYPTTSSQVLAFDPTLNTERYHLLPLDLRTLKPNIAIKDIPILDGIDTNVSTLIISECCICYLSKEDSNNLLSFWYKNLNNGEFLIYEPLGGNQNSNTNYGQVMIQNLICRGIEMPTLLEYGTVDSQTERLKKLIPNGDVKCRDMKTVYDEIDFSEKSRLNQLEMLDELEELNLINSHYCLIDVKWEAGSGGE, encoded by the coding sequence ATGCCCGTAGGTGCCGATGCCGACGAACTGATCCGCCAGACAGATTATGACGCTCTCTCTTCAAGGCTTTCTTGCTATTTGAAGGGATACAATCCCGAAGATGGACTGTTATTGCACTTGATACCCTTGATTATTCACTACCAGATCCTCTCAATAGAGTCACAATACAAAGGCTTTGCAATTGCACGGAAACTCAAGTCGCAGTTTTTCAGCATCTTCCCCGTGTCAAACACCAATGTCCAATCCCTTATTGATGTACAGCAAACGGAGATTAAAAACAGACTAGATAAGTTCAAGCCATTAAAGTCGCCCGTTATAAACAGAGGTACATATTTGCGTACTAGGACAATCACAGATAACATTCTCAAGTTCATTGAGTCCCACGACAAGAACACCCCCCTACAAATCGTCTCATTAGGAGCTGGAAATGATACTCGATGCTTCCCCCTGGTGGAGAGGTTCCCGAACTTAcactattttgaaattgatgtcgaatcaacaacaaggttgaaaaaattggcCATTCTATCTTCTCCAACACTCTCCTCTAAAGTGGGCGCCACCCCGCTAGCAGAATATCCTACCACCTCTAGCCAAGTTTTGGCATTTGATCCAACCTTGAACACAGAAAGGTACCATTTACTGCCGTTGGATCTACGTACACTTAAGCCCAACATTGCAATCAAAGATATCCCCATTCTGGATGGAATAGATACGAATGTTTCAACTTTGATCATAAGTGAGTGTTGTATATGTTACTTATCAAAAGAGGACTCCAATAATCTGCTCTCCTTTTGGTATAAAAACCTAAATAATGGCGAGTTTTTAATCTACGAGCCCCTTGGTGGTAATCAGAACTCAAACACCAACTATGGCCAAGTGATGATTCAGAATTTGATCTGCCGTGGAATTGAAATGCCTACTCTATTAGAATACGGTACGGTTGACTCTCAAACTGAGCGGCTCAAGAAGCTCATTCCTAATGGTGATGTAAAATGTCGAGACATGAAGACGGTGTATGATGAAATCGATTTCAGTGAGAAATCGAGACTTAACCAACTCGAAATGTTGGATGAGCTTGAAGAGTTGAACCTTATAAATTCCCATTACTGTTTGATAGATGTCAAATGGGAAGCCGGAAGTGGCGGGGAATAG